ATTACCTTTGAAGGAATAGAAGGATGCGGAAAAACTACGCAGGCAAGACTTTTGTACGATTGGCTAAAAAGCAATGGAAAGGAAACTCTCCTAACTAGAGAACCTGGCGGAACAGAAAGTGCAGAAGAAATAAGGAAGTTCCTACTAAAAGATAGAGAAGAATTTTTTCCTCCTTTCTCTGAAGTTTGTCTTTACATGGCTGCAAGAAGTTTCCATGTTGAAAACTTGATAAGACCTTCTTTGGAAAGTGGAAAATGGATAATATGCGATAGATTTGCCGATTCGACGATAGCCTATCAGGGATTTGGAAGAGGTATAGAACTTGATCTTTTAAAGTTCTTAAATGACAAAGCTACAAGGGGGGTTGAACCGGACATCACTTTCTTGATAGATGTACCTGTTGAGATAGGTTTATCCAGAATTAAGGGGAGAAAAGTCGATAGAATAGAAAAAGAGGATCTTGTTTTTCACAAAAGAGTAAGAGAAGGCTTTTTAAAAATAGCCAGGGAAAACCCTGAAAGGGTTGTTGTAATAGATGGAACAAAATCAATAGAGACTATTTTTCAAGAAATCTTAAGAGTTTTAAAGGAAAGAAAGGATGGTTTTTGAGACTGTAGTAGGGCATACTAAACAAATTTTAAGAATAAAGGATCTAATCTCTAAAAACCTCTTTCCTTCGAGTTCTCTCTTTGTTGGACCTTACGGGGTAGGTAAAAAATTAATTGCCTTTGAAACTTTAAAAGAAATCACAGGCAGCCCTTTAAACGTAAAAGTAGTTGGAGAGGATAAGCCTCCTGCGATAGATGAGATAAGAGAAATATCTTCTTGGCTTTTTACTAAACCTCAAGATGGAAAAGGAAAAGGAGTAATAATAGACAACGCAGACCAAATGCGAAGTGAAGCTGCAAATGCACTTTTAAAAACCTTAGAAGAACCTCCGAGTTATGGATTTTTAATCCTGATATCCAAGAATGAAGGGGCTATCCTTCCAACCTTAAGATCGAGATGTAAAATCTTTCGATTTGGAAGACTTACTGATTCTGATCTTGAAAGAATTTTTGAAAGATTGGAGATACCGGTTGATAAAAGGGTAATAAAGTTAGCAGGTGGTAGCATAGGTTTAGCCTTGCAAATTGTTAACAGTCCAATTC
This DNA window, taken from Desulfurobacteriaceae bacterium, encodes the following:
- the tmk gene encoding dTMP kinase; this encodes MFITFEGIEGCGKTTQARLLYDWLKSNGKETLLTREPGGTESAEEIRKFLLKDREEFFPPFSEVCLYMAARSFHVENLIRPSLESGKWIICDRFADSTIAYQGFGRGIELDLLKFLNDKATRGVEPDITFLIDVPVEIGLSRIKGRKVDRIEKEDLVFHKRVREGFLKIARENPERVVVIDGTKSIETIFQEILRVLKERKDGF
- a CDS encoding DNA polymerase III subunit delta', whose protein sequence is MVFETVVGHTKQILRIKDLISKNLFPSSSLFVGPYGVGKKLIAFETLKEITGSPLNVKVVGEDKPPAIDEIREISSWLFTKPQDGKGKGVIIDNADQMRSEAANALLKTLEEPPSYGFLILISKNEGAILPTLRSRCKIFRFGRLTDSDLERIFERLEIPVDKRVIKLAGGSIGLALQIVNSPIPDLVKEFLELMKLNNKTLKIVSFAQNFSKLSRDEALLFLDALENLLSQKDTILKWFEAIKRGREFLNSYAKPQSVVEWMLLEVLLKTERETF